TTGATCCGAGCATCTATGGAGGGCTAATAGTGGAGTTTCAACAAAAGGTGTTGGACATGTCAATCAGGACAAGAGCACAGCAGATGGAGAGGCTCCTCCGTGAACCTGTTGACCTCAGCAACCTCTGAAAATCCTGAGAGTTTTCCCTTAAGAAACGTGTTTGTGATGCTGCGACCAGttgacaaaataattatatgtccCTCCTGGGAAACAATATATTGTCGTTTATGAAAATTTGTCATTGCATTTGTTTTCAAATGTTGTTTGCTTCGAAATAAGCTTCTGGAGATTATTTTACATATGAGAAGTCAATTTGATCAAACATGAAGATGAGAGTGAGAGCCACGGCCATTTGTTTACAATAGCATATTTTACTGTTTTACCCTGAGTAAGTAAtggtataaattaaaaactaaggCTTCGAATGGTTAAAACCGCCAGGTCTCGCATCGCAGTTATTAGTAACAAAACTCtctacatataccatatatctatacggTTTTATAACGGTTAAAACCACACCACAGTTGAACCGCTTGGTCTGGAACCGCTTGTTCCGCACCGTTCAAACCACAGTCACCATTCAGAGCCTAAATCGggtttaaatacaaaaaaaatagtaaaacaaaaaccaaattgaTCTCCAACAAGGAGTCATCTTTTTGTTAGCATCTGCcattcattcatcatctctaACCCTCGATTCGTCCCGTTGAAGCGAAGATGCTGCGAGTTGCAGGGAGGAGGCTTTTGTCTGTTCAGCAGAGATCTTCTACCGCGACCACCTTCGCCCTTTCCCGAGATCATACCATCGACTCCTCTCCCTCCGCCGCCCCCAGATCTGCTCCCTCTGCTGATCTTTCGTCTTTCAATTCTTACCACCGGAGCCTTACAAGAGGTTTGCCCAaatctccctcttctctctctggattgattttcaattttcattTCAGGTGGTTGATTGAAagtaactttttattaaaaaatcaaattttgtgtttacCACGGGATTAATTGAGATTCCACAGTACTTTTATATTGTAATTTACGttgatggatttttttttttttggtttttcgtcCGTGTGTTAATTATAATCTTTGTGTGGAGGATTTATACATGTTAATTATAATGTTGGTGATGATATATGTTAATGTTTCTCGGTTATCTTATAGGTTTGGCATCTCAAGTCCTTACCCAAGGGAATGAGGTAGGTTTTGGTTCGGAAGTTGCAGCCACGGTGGAGGCAGTCAAGACGCCTAACTCAAAGATTGTCTATGACGACCACAACCATGAGCGCTACCCACCTGGTGACCCTAGCAAGCGTGCCTTCGCCTATTTCGTCTTGTCTGGCGGGAGGTTTGTTTACGCCTCTGTTCTCCGTCTTCTTGTTCTGAAGCTTATTGTCAGCATGTCCGCAAGTAAAGACGTCCTTGCACTTGCATCCCTCGAGGTTGACCTCGGTAGCATCGAACCGGGAACTACTGTGACAGTGAAGTGGCGTGGAAAGCCTGTCTTCGTCAGGAGAAGAACGGAGGATGACATCAAGCTGGCTAATAGTGTGGATCTTGGAACTCTGAGGGACCCGCAAGAAGATGCTGTCAGGGTGAAGAATCCGGAGTGGTTAGTGGTGGTTGGAGTCTGCACTCACTTGGGATGCATCCCTTTGCCGAATGCTGGTGATTACGGTGGTTGGTTTTGTCCGTGTCATGGTTCGCATTACGATATCTCAGGAAGGATCAGGAAAGGTCCTGCACCGTATAACCTGGAAGTACCAACCTACAGCTTCTTGGAAGAGAACAAGTTACTCATTGGTTGATGACGAATAAAAGCACAGTTCAGCGTCAGTGAACTtcatctgtttttctttttctatattCTGGCAATTTAGTGCAAGATTTGTCTTGTTTTTTGCTGAATAATAAAAACTTGTCATATTTATTGGACGTGTACTCGAGCTCCGTTTTTTGGTGATGATAATGGTGGTGAAAATATTCTGTTCATAGTCTGTGTTTATTCCTTTTTAATAACTTCTGTTTTTCCTATTTATATGAGA
Above is a window of Brassica napus cultivar Da-Ae chromosome A10, Da-Ae, whole genome shotgun sequence DNA encoding:
- the LOC111201486 gene encoding cytochrome b-c1 complex subunit Rieske-2, mitochondrial — its product is MLRVAGRRLLSVQQRSSTATTFALSRDHTIDSSPSAAPRSAPSADLSSFNSYHRSLTRGLASQVLTQGNEVGFGSEVAATVEAVKTPNSKIVYDDHNHERYPPGDPSKRAFAYFVLSGGRFVYASVLRLLVLKLIVSMSASKDVLALASLEVDLGSIEPGTTVTVKWRGKPVFVRRRTEDDIKLANSVDLGTLRDPQEDAVRVKNPEWLVVVGVCTHLGCIPLPNAGDYGGWFCPCHGSHYDISGRIRKGPAPYNLEVPTYSFLEENKLLIG